In Thermosphaera sp., a genomic segment contains:
- a CDS encoding Lrp/AsnC family transcriptional regulator, translating to MTSQLDYELSDEDLRILRHILRNSDKPLYQSEIWKELKLDSRAASRSLQKLESIGIIRRKEAVVNGRKTFLIEPDIEKINQVLVARKSAKSESGLEEVLDVVCVSCPFIYRCYQGGYYDPTTCTWLSDYIRKLVRELGPQLKAL from the coding sequence ATGACCTCTCAACTAGATTACGAGTTAAGTGATGAGGATTTGAGGATACTACGTCACATATTGAGAAACTCTGACAAACCTCTATATCAGAGCGAGATTTGGAAGGAACTTAAACTAGACAGTAGAGCTGCTTCGAGAAGTTTACAGAAACTGGAGTCTATTGGAATCATCAGGAGAAAGGAGGCTGTGGTAAATGGGCGAAAGACCTTCCTTATTGAACCGGATATTGAGAAGATAAATCAGGTACTGGTGGCTCGTAAATCAGCCAAAAGTGAGAGCGGTCTCGAAGAAGTATTGGATGTTGTGTGCGTAAGTTGCCCGTTCATATACAGGTGCTACCAGGGAGGATACTATGATCCTACAACATGCACATGGCTATCAGATTATATTAGAAAACTTGTTAGAGAGTTGGGGCCTCAGCTAAAGGCTCTCTAG